A genomic region of Brevibacillus sp. JNUCC-41 contains the following coding sequences:
- a CDS encoding electron transfer flavoprotein subunit alpha/FixB family protein: MARKFLVLGEVRDGSLRNVSFEAIGAAKLAADGGEIVGVLVGDSVQNFGNELIQYGADRVVAVENDQLKQYTSDGYAQSLLAVIEQEKPEGIFFGHTALGKDLAPKLAGKLESGLISDVTFIEEEGGNIVFTRPIYSGKAFEKKIVTDGVIFATIRPNNIEPLAKDESRSGDVSTLSVDIKDLRTIIKDVVRKASEGVDLSEAKVIIAGGRGVKSEDGFEPLKELAQVLGGAVGASRGACDADYCDYSLQIGQTGKVVTPDLYIACGISGAIQHLAGMSNSKVIVAINKDPEANIFNVADYGIVGDLFEVVPLLTEEFKKLKVNA, encoded by the coding sequence ATGGCTAGAAAGTTTCTTGTATTGGGCGAAGTTCGTGACGGTTCACTAAGAAATGTATCATTTGAAGCTATCGGTGCGGCTAAACTTGCTGCAGATGGCGGGGAAATCGTAGGTGTTTTAGTTGGTGACAGTGTTCAAAATTTCGGGAATGAATTGATCCAGTATGGCGCGGACCGGGTTGTCGCAGTGGAAAATGACCAATTGAAACAATATACTTCAGATGGATATGCGCAAAGCTTGCTTGCCGTCATCGAGCAGGAAAAGCCAGAAGGCATTTTCTTTGGACATACGGCCCTAGGAAAAGACCTTGCACCTAAATTGGCTGGAAAGCTTGAATCAGGTTTGATCTCGGACGTTACATTTATTGAAGAAGAAGGCGGAAATATCGTTTTCACCCGCCCGATATATTCTGGTAAAGCATTTGAAAAGAAAATTGTTACGGATGGCGTGATTTTCGCGACAATCCGTCCGAACAATATCGAACCATTAGCTAAAGATGAGTCCCGCTCTGGTGATGTTTCTACATTAAGTGTGGACATTAAGGATTTACGCACAATCATTAAAGATGTTGTCAGAAAAGCTAGTGAAGGGGTCGACCTTTCAGAAGCGAAAGTAATCATCGCAGGTGGACGGGGCGTGAAAAGTGAAGATGGTTTTGAACCATTAAAGGAACTTGCACAAGTTCTTGGCGGAGCGGTAGGAGCTTCCCGCGGAGCATGTGATGCGGACTATTGCGATTACTCTTTGCAAATCGGGCAAACGGGTAAAGTCGTAACACCTGACCTTTATATCGCCTGCGGAATTTCCGGTGCGATCCAGCATTTAGCGGGTATGTCCAACTCCAAGGTTATCGTTGCCATCAATAAAGATCCGGAAGCTAACATATTCAATGTAGCTGATTACGGAATTGTCGGAGACCTTTTCGAAGTCGTTCCATTACTTACGGAAGAATTCAAAAAACTAAAAGTTAACGCTTAA
- a CDS encoding electron transfer flavoprotein subunit beta/FixA family protein, which translates to MNIYVLLKRTFDTEEKITLSNGKINEDGAEFIINPYDEYAVEEAIQVRDAQGGEVTVISVGTEEAEKQLRTALAMGADKAVLINIEDDIENGDQFTTAKIIGEYLKGKNADLIIAGNVAIDGGSGQVGPRVAEILEIPYITTITKLDIANGNVSVIRDVEGDSETIEASLPLLVTAQQGLNEPRYPSLPGIMKAKKKPLEELELDDLDLEEEDVEAKTKTIEIYLPAKKEAGKVLDGEISDQVSELVQLLRSEAKVI; encoded by the coding sequence GTGAACATTTATGTACTGCTGAAAAGAACATTTGATACAGAAGAAAAAATTACACTATCCAATGGGAAAATTAATGAGGATGGAGCAGAATTCATCATTAATCCATACGATGAGTATGCGGTTGAAGAAGCAATCCAGGTACGTGATGCACAAGGCGGCGAAGTGACGGTTATTTCTGTCGGAACCGAAGAGGCCGAAAAGCAATTACGTACAGCGCTGGCAATGGGTGCTGACAAAGCCGTATTGATAAATATAGAAGACGACATAGAAAATGGCGACCAATTCACGACTGCCAAAATTATAGGTGAATACTTAAAAGGTAAAAATGCCGATTTAATCATTGCAGGAAACGTAGCAATCGATGGCGGTTCTGGTCAAGTGGGGCCACGCGTTGCCGAAATTTTAGAAATTCCTTATATTACAACCATTACTAAACTGGACATAGCAAATGGAAATGTAAGCGTTATCCGTGATGTCGAAGGGGACTCCGAAACGATCGAAGCATCCCTTCCATTGTTGGTGACAGCTCAACAAGGGCTTAATGAGCCGCGTTACCCTTCATTGCCAGGAATCATGAAAGCAAAGAAAAAACCGCTTGAAGAATTGGAATTGGATGACCTGGATCTGGAAGAAGAAGATGTTGAGGCAAAAACAAAAACGATTGAAATTTACCTTCCTGCTAAAAAAGAAGCTGGAAAAGTATTGGACGGAGAAATCAGTGATCAAGTTAGCGAACTTGTTCAATTATTACGCAGTGAAGCAAAAGTGATTTAA
- a CDS encoding enoyl-CoA hydratase: MEYLKLSVEDHVAFITIDHAPANALSSAIIGELSQAFDQIEKDEAVRVVLLHGEGRFFSAGADIKEFTEVENGKAFEKLTKNGQSVFEKIESFPKPVIAAIHGAALGGGLELAMACHIRLVTERAKLGLPELQLGLIPGFAGTQRLPRYVGMAKAAEMLFTSEPISGTQAVQCGLANHAFMDEELIPKAKELANKIAKKSPLALKSAIELLNYSKHDSYHKGVEREAALFGQAFDTADAQEGISAFIEKREAVFKGK; encoded by the coding sequence ATGGAATATCTTAAGCTTTCTGTCGAAGATCATGTGGCTTTTATAACGATTGATCATGCACCTGCAAATGCGCTTTCTTCTGCTATCATCGGAGAGCTTTCACAGGCCTTCGATCAAATTGAGAAAGACGAGGCCGTACGGGTTGTCCTTCTTCATGGTGAAGGAAGATTCTTTTCTGCAGGAGCAGACATTAAAGAGTTTACGGAAGTGGAGAACGGGAAAGCTTTCGAGAAACTGACCAAGAATGGTCAATCTGTATTTGAGAAAATCGAATCTTTTCCAAAACCGGTCATTGCAGCCATCCATGGAGCAGCGCTTGGCGGAGGGTTGGAGCTGGCCATGGCCTGTCACATCCGATTGGTCACCGAAAGGGCTAAACTTGGTTTGCCTGAGCTGCAGTTGGGCTTAATCCCTGGATTTGCCGGGACCCAACGTCTTCCTCGTTATGTAGGCATGGCAAAGGCTGCTGAAATGCTGTTTACAAGTGAACCGATATCGGGTACGCAAGCTGTGCAATGCGGATTGGCGAATCATGCCTTCATGGATGAAGAACTGATTCCAAAAGCAAAGGAACTAGCCAATAAAATTGCCAAGAAAAGCCCGCTGGCTTTAAAGTCGGCCATTGAGTTATTAAATTATTCTAAGCATGATTCCTATCATAAAGGTGTGGAAAGGGAAGCCGCCCTCTTTGGCCAGGCTTTCGATACCGCTGATGCACAAGAAGGAATCAGCGCTTTCATTGAAAAAAGGGAAGCTGTATTCAAAGGTAAATGA
- a CDS encoding TetR/AcrR family transcriptional regulator, which translates to MKSNRPKYNQIIEAAVIVIAQNGYYQAQVSKIAKQAGVADGTIYLYFKNKEDILISLFHEKMGSFVEQIEEEIKGKTTASDKLSVLIQKHFKNLSEDVNLAIVTQLELRQSNKELRLRINDVLRGYLNLIDQIIIEGKENGEFLPDLNNLLARQMIFGTIDETVTTWVMNEQKYSLPDLAPDVHRLLIGGCGLKS; encoded by the coding sequence GTGAAAAGCAACAGACCAAAGTATAATCAAATTATTGAAGCGGCCGTTATCGTAATTGCCCAAAACGGTTACTATCAAGCCCAAGTATCCAAAATCGCCAAGCAGGCAGGCGTAGCGGATGGCACCATATATCTATATTTTAAAAATAAAGAAGATATTCTAATATCATTATTCCATGAAAAGATGGGCTCATTCGTGGAACAGATCGAAGAAGAAATAAAAGGAAAGACCACTGCTTCGGATAAACTGAGTGTGCTCATCCAAAAACATTTTAAAAACCTTTCAGAAGACGTGAATTTAGCAATTGTCACTCAATTGGAATTGAGACAGTCGAATAAAGAATTGCGCCTTAGAATTAATGATGTGTTAAGAGGATATTTAAACTTAATCGATCAGATCATTATTGAAGGAAAAGAGAACGGCGAATTCCTGCCTGATTTAAATAATTTACTTGCCAGGCAGATGATTTTTGGAACGATTGACGAAACAGTGACGACTTGGGTCATGAATGAGCAAAAGTACTCTCTTCCTGACCTTGCACCAGACGTTCACCGCCTGCTAATTGGCGGCTGTGGCTTGAAAAGTTAA
- a CDS encoding AMP-binding protein has protein sequence MSNKPWQAIYPEQIPAVLSYEDKPLYSFLKESAEEFPDKVSIHFQGKELTFREVHESALKFAAYLKSIGLQKGERVAVMLPNCPQGVIGFFGILMAGGVVVQTNPTYTERELEYQMKDSGAKIILAMDILFPRVAAVASRTDIEHIIVTAIKEYLPFPKNLIYPFIQKKQYGIVINVEHEGNHHLFSEIMKRKMTEEVTVPIDVDNDLALLQYTGGTTGFPKGVMLTHKNMLANTKMCNAWLYRNKRGEERILAILPFFHVYGMTTVLVLSVMEGNTMIIMPKFDVLATLKTIQKQKPTMFPGAPTMYIGLLNHPDIAKYDLSSINACISGSASLPIEVQEQFEKITGGKLVEGYGLSETSPVTHANFIWDQPRVKGSIGLPWPDTDSVILSLETFEELPPNEIGEIAIKGPQVMKGYWNRPEETENTFRNGWLLTGDLGYMDEQGFFYVVERKKDTIIAGGFNIYPREVEEVLYEHEAIQEVVVAGIPDPYRGETVKAYVVLKKNANATEEELNEFARKNLASYKVPRSYEFRDELPKTTIGKILRRVLIEEEKKKISEERKEA, from the coding sequence ATGAGCAATAAGCCATGGCAAGCTATTTATCCGGAACAGATACCCGCTGTTTTGTCTTACGAAGATAAACCTCTTTATTCTTTTTTAAAGGAATCAGCCGAAGAATTCCCCGATAAAGTATCGATTCATTTCCAGGGAAAAGAATTAACTTTCCGGGAAGTGCATGAATCTGCTTTAAAGTTTGCAGCCTATTTAAAAAGTATCGGTCTTCAAAAAGGGGAACGTGTTGCCGTCATGCTTCCTAACTGCCCACAGGGTGTCATAGGCTTTTTTGGGATATTGATGGCCGGCGGAGTCGTGGTTCAAACGAATCCAACCTATACTGAACGTGAATTAGAATATCAAATGAAAGATTCCGGAGCGAAAATAATTTTGGCGATGGATATTTTATTTCCCCGTGTTGCAGCAGTGGCATCAAGAACGGATATAGAACATATAATTGTAACCGCTATCAAGGAATATTTACCTTTTCCAAAAAATCTTATCTATCCTTTTATTCAAAAAAAGCAATACGGCATTGTTATCAATGTGGAACATGAAGGGAATCATCATTTATTTTCCGAAATCATGAAACGAAAGATGACCGAAGAAGTCACTGTGCCGATCGATGTGGATAATGACCTCGCCCTTTTGCAATATACTGGTGGGACAACAGGCTTTCCCAAAGGGGTCATGCTTACCCATAAGAATATGCTTGCGAATACGAAAATGTGCAATGCATGGCTTTATAGAAATAAGCGCGGTGAGGAAAGGATCCTTGCAATTCTGCCTTTCTTCCATGTGTACGGTATGACTACAGTCTTGGTTCTTTCCGTCATGGAAGGAAACACCATGATCATCATGCCAAAGTTCGATGTCTTAGCGACGCTTAAAACCATCCAGAAACAGAAACCGACCATGTTTCCAGGAGCGCCCACGATGTATATCGGCCTCTTGAACCATCCGGATATCGCTAAATATGACCTTTCTTCCATCAATGCCTGTATAAGCGGTTCTGCATCATTGCCCATAGAGGTTCAAGAGCAGTTTGAGAAAATTACCGGCGGGAAACTTGTTGAAGGCTATGGACTTTCTGAAACCTCACCGGTGACCCATGCTAATTTCATCTGGGATCAGCCGCGTGTAAAAGGAAGCATTGGGCTGCCGTGGCCGGATACTGACTCGGTGATTCTGTCCCTGGAAACCTTTGAAGAGCTTCCCCCGAATGAAATAGGCGAAATTGCCATAAAAGGACCACAGGTAATGAAAGGATATTGGAACCGTCCGGAGGAAACGGAAAACACCTTTAGAAATGGCTGGCTGCTTACAGGAGATCTGGGCTACATGGATGAGCAGGGGTTCTTTTATGTGGTCGAGAGGAAAAAGGATACAATCATTGCAGGCGGATTCAATATATATCCACGAGAGGTGGAGGAGGTGCTATACGAGCATGAGGCCATACAGGAAGTGGTTGTGGCAGGTATCCCTGACCCCTATCGCGGTGAGACCGTTAAGGCCTATGTCGTACTGAAAAAAAATGCCAATGCCACTGAAGAGGAATTGAATGAATTTGCCAGAAAGAACCTGGCTTCCTATAAGGTGCCGCGCAGCTATGAATTCAGGGATGAACTTCCTAAAACGACGATAGGAAAGATCCTGAGAAGAGTCCTTATCGAGGAAGAAAAGAAAAAAATATCCGAGGAAAGAAAAGAAGCTTAA
- a CDS encoding GNAT family N-acetyltransferase, translated as MDQSQLIQKIEELSLNALPAMQTQIYDGWVIRFADGYMKRANSIAPIYLSNENVKKKVLNCEQLYFARNGKVIYKMTPQSKPNNLDSVLEESGYVLEGTTSVQVLNLAETESLNEINVIKYDHLHDHWFHDFCLLSKMNDHDQTILKKMLGNIIQKKCFMLLTDEGGTVTACGLGVLEDEYIGLYNIITHENFRNQGNGAILIRNLLHWGKENGAKNAYLQVIKTNAPALSLYGKLGFEEKYKYWYRIKTKE; from the coding sequence ATGGATCAGTCCCAATTGATACAAAAGATAGAAGAATTATCGCTGAATGCTTTACCGGCCATGCAAACCCAAATCTATGACGGATGGGTTATCCGATTTGCGGATGGATATATGAAACGGGCGAATTCTATCGCTCCCATCTATTTATCGAATGAAAATGTGAAAAAGAAAGTATTGAATTGTGAACAATTATATTTTGCTAGGAATGGTAAGGTAATATACAAAATGACTCCACAGTCAAAGCCCAACAACTTGGATAGTGTATTGGAAGAGTCTGGGTATGTCCTGGAGGGAACAACAAGTGTCCAAGTTTTGAATTTGGCAGAAACTGAATCACTTAATGAAATCAATGTCATAAAGTATGATCATTTACATGATCACTGGTTTCATGATTTCTGCCTACTAAGTAAAATGAATGATCATGATCAAACCATTTTGAAAAAGATGTTAGGGAATATCATTCAAAAAAAATGCTTTATGTTGTTGACTGATGAGGGTGGAACCGTGACAGCATGTGGACTGGGCGTTTTGGAAGACGAATACATAGGCCTGTACAATATCATAACCCATGAAAATTTTCGAAACCAAGGCAATGGTGCTATCCTCATTCGTAATTTATTGCATTGGGGTAAAGAAAATGGAGCAAAAAATGCTTATCTTCAGGTGATAAAAACAAACGCGCCCGCTCTAAGCTTGTACGGAAAGTTGGGGTTTGAAGAAAAATATAAGTATTGGTATAGAATTAAAACTAAGGAGTAG
- a CDS encoding DUF350 domain-containing protein has translation MENMWENEYVYIAARYSVVILCMIVFLAIFELVTKYKNWEEIKQGNLSVAMATGGKIFGIAYVFQQSILHQNSLLTMIGWGVYGFVLLLIGYFIFEFMTPRFKIDEEIQKDNRAVGFLSMIISIALSFVIGAGIS, from the coding sequence ATGGAGAACATGTGGGAAAATGAATATGTATATATAGCTGCTCGTTACAGTGTCGTTATTCTGTGCATGATTGTTTTTTTAGCCATTTTTGAACTTGTCACAAAGTACAAGAACTGGGAGGAAATCAAACAGGGAAACCTTTCTGTCGCGATGGCAACTGGCGGTAAAATATTTGGGATCGCCTATGTATTCCAACAGTCCATCCTCCATCAGAATTCGCTTCTTACCATGATTGGCTGGGGCGTATACGGATTTGTCCTTCTGTTGATCGGTTATTTCATTTTTGAATTTATGACTCCTCGATTTAAAATAGATGAAGAGATACAAAAAGATAATCGGGCAGTTGGATTCCTATCGATGATCATTTCAATCGCATTATCTTTTGTCATCGGCGCAGGGATTTCTTAA
- a CDS encoding endonuclease MutS2, protein MHNKALKTLEFHKIKEQLISHASSSIGKEKAEQLMPSTDFEEVSRWQKETDESAKIVRLKGNLPLGGIFDIRPHAKRAQIGGMLSPMELMELASTIRAGRILSRFFEELAEQEIDVPLLAEYIDSLHPLIDLQQEITYAVSEHGEVMDSASDKLRTLRNQIRTNESRVREKLESMIRSSNASTMLSDAIITIRNDRFVIPVKQEYRSVYGGIIHDQSSSGQTLFIEPQAIVQLNNALQETRVKETQEIERILVELSEKVGAYTPELLHNVKVLAHIDFLVAKAKYAKAIKGSKPILNDEGRVKLFKAKHPLIPSDVVVANDIFLGDEFTTIVITGPNTGGKTVTLKTIGLCTLMAQSGLQIPALDGSETAVFSSVYADIGDEQSIEQSLSTFSSHMVNIVDILKHVDFDSLVLFDELGAGTDPQEGAALAISILDEVYKRGARVIATTHYPELKAYGYDREGVINASVEFNVETLSPTYKLLIGVPGRSNAFEISKRLGLEESVISSARSHIGEDTNKVENMIASLEDSRKKAEEEEQEAKNHLEQAEILHKDLQRQIGEYHEERDAMVEKAAKEAAAIVENAQKEAEAIIADLRKLRLEKHADVKEHELIDAKKRLEEAAPKVKKTSNKVARPLDKSLKPGDEVKVVSFGQKGHLIEKVSNNEWQVQIGIMKMKVKESDLEFIKATKVKETKPLTTIKGRDYHVSVELDLRGERFENAISRVEKYIDDALLAGYSSVSIIHGKGTGALRSGVQEYLKNHRSVKRIRFGEAGEGGTGVTVVEFK, encoded by the coding sequence ATGCATAATAAAGCTTTAAAAACATTGGAATTTCATAAAATAAAAGAACAATTAATTTCACACGCATCCTCATCCATAGGAAAAGAGAAGGCAGAGCAATTGATGCCTTCCACGGATTTTGAAGAGGTGTCGAGATGGCAGAAAGAAACGGATGAGTCAGCCAAAATCGTCCGGTTGAAAGGTAACTTGCCATTGGGCGGGATCTTTGATATCCGTCCGCATGCAAAAAGGGCACAGATTGGCGGAATGCTCTCACCGATGGAATTGATGGAACTTGCGAGTACGATTCGTGCCGGCAGGATCCTAAGCCGTTTCTTTGAAGAACTTGCAGAGCAGGAAATTGATGTTCCGCTTTTGGCCGAATATATCGATTCCCTTCATCCATTGATAGATTTGCAGCAGGAAATTACGTATGCAGTAAGCGAACATGGCGAAGTGATGGATTCTGCCAGCGACAAGCTTCGCACCCTAAGAAACCAAATTCGGACGAACGAAAGCCGCGTCAGGGAAAAACTAGAAAGCATGATCCGTTCTTCCAATGCATCAACAATGTTATCCGATGCCATCATCACCATCCGGAATGACCGTTTCGTCATCCCGGTAAAACAGGAATACCGGAGTGTGTATGGCGGGATCATCCATGATCAATCCTCATCAGGACAGACGTTGTTCATTGAACCACAAGCAATCGTTCAGCTGAATAATGCCCTGCAGGAAACCCGAGTGAAGGAAACGCAGGAAATAGAACGGATATTGGTCGAACTATCGGAAAAAGTCGGTGCGTACACTCCTGAATTGCTTCATAATGTCAAAGTGCTTGCCCATATCGATTTCCTTGTAGCCAAGGCAAAGTATGCAAAAGCGATAAAAGGATCCAAGCCGATTCTGAATGATGAGGGGCGCGTGAAATTATTCAAAGCGAAACACCCGCTCATTCCGAGTGATGTTGTCGTGGCCAATGATATTTTTCTTGGTGATGAATTTACGACAATCGTCATCACCGGTCCGAATACAGGTGGTAAGACGGTTACCCTGAAAACGATTGGCCTCTGTACGTTAATGGCCCAGTCCGGTCTGCAAATCCCTGCGCTGGATGGTTCCGAAACGGCTGTGTTTTCCTCCGTTTATGCTGATATTGGCGATGAACAGTCGATTGAACAAAGCTTAAGTACATTCTCCTCGCATATGGTCAATATTGTCGATATCCTTAAGCATGTCGATTTTGACAGCCTTGTTTTATTCGATGAGCTTGGAGCGGGAACTGATCCACAGGAAGGTGCTGCTTTGGCCATTTCCATTTTGGATGAAGTGTATAAGCGCGGAGCACGTGTGATTGCAACGACACATTATCCGGAATTAAAAGCGTATGGATATGATCGGGAAGGCGTCATTAATGCAAGCGTCGAATTTAATGTGGAAACCTTAAGTCCCACCTATAAACTTTTGATCGGTGTACCAGGTAGGAGTAATGCGTTTGAAATTTCCAAACGGCTTGGTTTGGAAGAAAGCGTGATAAGCAGCGCCCGCAGCCATATTGGTGAGGATACGAATAAAGTTGAGAATATGATAGCGTCCCTTGAAGACAGCCGCAAAAAGGCCGAGGAAGAAGAACAGGAAGCCAAGAATCACCTGGAACAGGCGGAAATTCTTCATAAAGACCTTCAAAGGCAAATTGGTGAATACCATGAAGAACGGGATGCGATGGTTGAAAAGGCAGCAAAAGAGGCTGCGGCAATCGTTGAAAATGCACAAAAGGAAGCGGAAGCGATTATTGCCGACTTGCGTAAACTGCGACTTGAAAAGCATGCCGATGTTAAAGAGCATGAACTGATCGATGCTAAAAAGCGGCTTGAAGAAGCAGCGCCAAAAGTGAAAAAAACGTCAAATAAAGTTGCAAGGCCGCTGGATAAAAGCTTGAAACCTGGAGATGAAGTAAAGGTCGTAAGCTTCGGTCAAAAAGGTCACTTGATCGAGAAGGTCTCAAATAATGAATGGCAGGTTCAGATCGGCATCATGAAAATGAAGGTGAAGGAGTCTGACCTGGAATTCATCAAGGCCACAAAAGTAAAAGAAACAAAGCCCCTCACCACGATCAAAGGCCGCGATTATCACGTTAGCGTCGAACTTGACCTCCGTGGAGAACGCTTTGAAAATGCAATATCAAGAGTTGAAAAGTACATTGATGATGCTCTTTTGGCCGGTTATTCGAGTGTCTCCATCATTCATGGTAAAGGAACGGGTGCTCTTCGGTCCGGGGTCCAGGAATACTTGAAAAATCACCGCTCTGTCAAAAGGATTCGCTTCGGTGAAGCCGGTGAAGGCGGAACAGGTGTTACGGTGGTGGAATTTAAATAA
- the polX gene encoding DNA polymerase/3'-5' exonuclease PolX, whose protein sequence is MTINKKDIIKLLEKIAIYMELKGENPFKVSAFRKAAGALETDDRSLSAIEDFTALNGIGKGTASVIEEYMNEGKSTVLEELQEQVPKGLIPLLQLQGLGGKKIAKLHKELHVNDVNDLKIACEEGRVAALAGFGKKTEEKILSAIAEAGSRPDRLPLAFMRPIADDIETALANMEYIIRSSRAGSIRRMRETIKDLDFIISTDHPEEVKDQLLALTGIKQVIAAGDTKVSVVLDYEYDISVDFRIVKDQEFITTLHHFTGSKDHNVRMRQLAKDRGEKISEYGVEVAETGDILTFETEEQFYNHFGLPFIPPELREDGTEVEHYDANEPLISLEAIKGDLHMHTTWSDGAHTIEEMIEACRAKGYRYMAITDHSQYLKVANGLTAERLREQKRIIHELNEKYTDFTVLSGIEMDILPDGTLDYDDELLAEMDLVIASIHSSFSQPRETIMERLKTALNNPHVDIIAHPTGRIIGRRTGYDVDIEMLIELARETNTALELNANPNRLDLAPPHLRKAQEAGVPIVINTDAHSIDMLEHMPVGVSSAKKGWIKESTVLNARDTDGLLAFLKRND, encoded by the coding sequence ATGACAATTAATAAAAAAGATATCATTAAACTATTAGAAAAGATTGCAATATATATGGAACTAAAAGGAGAGAACCCGTTCAAGGTTTCAGCTTTCCGAAAGGCAGCGGGCGCCTTGGAAACGGATGACCGGAGCCTTTCCGCCATCGAGGACTTTACCGCTTTAAATGGAATCGGGAAAGGAACGGCCTCCGTCATCGAAGAGTATATGAATGAAGGGAAATCGACCGTGCTTGAAGAGCTGCAGGAGCAGGTGCCAAAAGGATTGATTCCGCTTCTGCAGCTTCAAGGTCTGGGCGGGAAGAAAATTGCCAAGCTTCATAAAGAGCTGCATGTCAATGATGTGAATGATCTTAAAATCGCCTGTGAAGAAGGCAGGGTCGCGGCGCTTGCCGGTTTCGGCAAAAAGACGGAAGAGAAGATCCTATCTGCAATTGCCGAGGCGGGTTCAAGGCCCGACCGGCTGCCCCTTGCTTTCATGAGGCCGATTGCGGATGATATTGAAACGGCCCTCGCTAACATGGAATACATCATCCGTTCTTCCAGGGCCGGCAGCATCCGGCGTATGAGGGAAACCATCAAGGACCTCGATTTCATCATCTCGACAGATCATCCCGAAGAAGTTAAGGATCAATTGCTTGCATTAACGGGAATAAAGCAGGTGATTGCAGCAGGTGATACAAAAGTATCGGTCGTGCTTGATTATGAATATGATATTTCTGTCGATTTCCGAATCGTGAAGGATCAGGAATTCATCACGACACTCCATCATTTTACAGGTTCGAAGGATCACAATGTGCGGATGCGCCAGCTTGCTAAAGACCGCGGCGAGAAAATCAGCGAATATGGGGTGGAAGTGGCTGAAACCGGTGATATATTGACGTTTGAAACGGAAGAACAATTTTATAATCATTTTGGTCTTCCTTTCATTCCGCCAGAACTGCGTGAAGACGGAACGGAAGTGGAGCATTATGATGCTAATGAACCTCTCATATCTTTAGAGGCCATCAAAGGTGACCTGCATATGCATACCACATGGAGTGATGGTGCCCATACGATTGAAGAAATGATTGAAGCATGCCGTGCAAAAGGGTATCGGTATATGGCCATCACTGATCATTCGCAATATCTGAAAGTGGCGAACGGCTTGACCGCGGAACGTTTGCGTGAACAAAAACGTATCATCCATGAGCTAAATGAAAAATACACTGACTTTACCGTTCTTTCAGGGATTGAAATGGATATACTTCCTGACGGGACCCTTGATTATGACGATGAGCTGCTTGCAGAGATGGATTTGGTGATTGCATCGATTCACTCAAGCTTTTCACAGCCCCGGGAAACGATCATGGAGCGCTTAAAAACGGCTTTGAATAATCCGCATGTAGATATCATTGCCCATCCAACGGGAAGGATCATCGGCAGACGAACCGGATATGATGTTGATATAGAGATGCTGATCGAACTGGCCCGTGAAACGAATACTGCCTTGGAATTGAATGCGAACCCGAACCGATTGGATTTGGCACCTCCCCATCTGCGCAAGGCACAGGAAGCAGGCGTTCCGATCGTGATCAATACGGATGCCCACAGCATCGACATGCTTGAACATATGCCTGTTGGGGTTTCATCAGCCAAAAAAGGCTGGATTAAAGAATCAACGGTTCTTAATGCAAGGGATACGGACGGATTATTGGCGTTTTTAAAGAGAAATGATTAA
- a CDS encoding CvpA family protein gives MLDLAILAILLIGLLIGLKRGFILQAVHMTGFIVAFIVAYVFYGDLAPNLKLWIPFPTMGDSSTLNMFFDTVGLDTAYYNAIAFAIIFFAAKILWQMIGSMLNFITHLPILKQLNRWGGGILGFLEVYLIMFIILYIAAMLPMDSIQKPLTGSFLAESIVKHTPFLSEQVKELWFQGVKQS, from the coding sequence ATGCTTGATTTAGCAATTCTGGCCATTCTTTTAATCGGTTTATTAATCGGTTTAAAGCGTGGCTTCATTTTACAAGCGGTTCATATGACAGGGTTCATTGTAGCCTTCATCGTCGCTTATGTATTTTACGGAGATCTTGCTCCCAATTTGAAATTGTGGATTCCGTTCCCAACGATGGGTGATTCCTCGACCCTTAATATGTTTTTCGATACAGTCGGGCTTGATACGGCGTATTACAATGCAATTGCCTTTGCTATCATTTTCTTTGCTGCCAAGATCCTTTGGCAAATGATAGGATCCATGCTCAATTTCATCACCCACCTACCGATATTAAAGCAGCTGAATCGCTGGGGTGGAGGGATATTGGGTTTTCTCGAAGTTTATCTTATCATGTTTATTATATTATATATAGCTGCCATGCTGCCAATGGATTCCATCCAGAAACCATTAACTGGCTCATTTCTGGCAGAATCGATCGTGAAACATACGCCGTTCCTTTCCGAGCAAGTGAAGGAACTTTGGTTTCAGGGTGTAAAACAATCTTAA